From one Pontibacillus sp. HMF3514 genomic stretch:
- a CDS encoding bifunctional riboflavin kinase/FAD synthetase, whose translation MEIIHLQYPHSFQKESLPETVLAIGYFDGVHYGHQEVIKKAKSIAEEQGRESAVMTFHPHPSVVLKKQTQHVEYITPIDEKMKILNEIGMDRVYLVEFNTDLAALLPQEFVDHFLIGLNVKHVVAGFDFSYGHKGRGTMETIPSHSRDEFSSTVVDKVTQDGTKISSTLIREKIQEGSAQDIQALLGRPYAIVGEVIQGDQRGRTIGFPTANIKPTDDFLLPKVGVYAVKVYHGDQAYYGMANVGFKPTFEGEAKKPTIEVNIFDYNGDLYGEELRIEWYTRIREETKFNGVDQLIDQLHEDERHIREFFGIN comes from the coding sequence ATGGAGATTATTCATCTTCAATACCCCCATTCATTTCAGAAAGAATCATTGCCTGAAACAGTTTTGGCAATTGGATATTTTGATGGGGTTCATTATGGTCATCAAGAAGTTATTAAAAAAGCAAAATCGATCGCAGAGGAACAAGGACGTGAAAGTGCAGTGATGACATTTCACCCACATCCCTCTGTTGTATTAAAGAAGCAAACGCAACATGTCGAATACATTACACCGATCGATGAAAAGATGAAAATTTTAAATGAAATAGGAATGGATCGAGTCTATCTAGTAGAATTCAATACAGATTTAGCGGCATTATTACCGCAAGAGTTTGTCGATCATTTCCTTATTGGATTAAATGTAAAACACGTAGTAGCTGGTTTCGATTTCTCATATGGACATAAGGGAAGAGGAACGATGGAAACTATTCCTTCTCATTCGCGAGATGAATTTTCTTCAACAGTGGTGGACAAAGTGACGCAAGATGGAACGAAAATCAGTTCTACACTTATTAGAGAGAAAATTCAAGAAGGGTCTGCACAAGATATTCAAGCATTGTTAGGGCGACCTTATGCTATTGTTGGAGAAGTGATTCAAGGTGATCAGCGCGGAAGGACAATTGGATTTCCTACTGCAAATATCAAACCAACAGATGACTTCTTATTACCGAAAGTAGGCGTCTATGCAGTTAAGGTTTATCATGGAGATCAAGCATACTATGGTATGGCGAATGTCGGGTTTAAACCTACTTTCGAAGGAGAAGCAAAAAAGCCGACAATAGAAGTGAATATTTTTGATTATAATGGAGACTTATATGGGGAAGAATTACGAATAGAGTGGTACACCCGGATTCGTGAAGAAACAAAATTCAATGGCGTTGACCAATTAATTGATCAATTGCATGAAGATGAAAGACATATTCGTGAATTTTTTGGTATCAATTAA
- the rpsO gene encoding 30S ribosomal protein S15 produces the protein MAITQERKNALINEYKTHENDTGSPEVQIAVLTEQITNLNEHLRTHKQDHHSRRGLLKMVGKRRNLLNYLRNNDVTRYRELIKKLGLRR, from the coding sequence ATGGCTATCACACAAGAACGTAAAAATGCACTCATCAATGAGTACAAGACACACGAAAATGACACTGGTTCTCCAGAGGTTCAAATCGCTGTCCTTACTGAACAGATTACTAATCTGAATGAGCATTTACGTACGCATAAGCAAGACCACCATTCTCGTCGTGGTCTACTAAAAATGGTAGGTAAACGTCGTAATCTTTTAAATTATTTACGTAATAACGATGTAACTCGTTACCGTGAACTAATTAAAAAGCTTGGCTTACGTCGTTAA
- the pnp gene encoding polyribonucleotide nucleotidyltransferase, whose amino-acid sequence MAEENKTFSINIAGRTLHVDTGELAKQANGACMIRYGDTSVLSTATASKEPKDLPFFPLTVNYEERLYAVGKIPGGFIKREGRPSEKAVLASRLIDRPIRPMFPDGFRNEVQVISTVMSVDQDCSTEMAAMLGSSLALTISDIPFNGPIAGVIVGRVDGEFIINPTIDQQAKSDIELTVAGNKDAVNMVEAGADEVPEDVMLEAIMFGHEEIKRLVEFQEEVAAQVAKEKIEVPLFQPEEDLTAEVEDKAKEALVKAIQTEEKHARDEAISEVKDEVVLTYEEAEADSDKIAKVKAILDKIVKEEVRRLITKEKVRPDGRKPDEIRSLSSRIGVLPRTHGSGLFTRGQTQALSVCTLGALGDVQILDGLDLEESKRFMHHYNFPQFSVGETGPIRGPGRREIGHGALGERALEKVIPSEQDFPYTIRLVSEVLESNGSTSQASICASTLAMMDAGVPIKAPVAGIAMGLVKSGDDYTVLTDIQGMEDFLGDMDFKVAGTDKGVTALQMDIKIEGLSREILEEALKQAQKGRMDILNHMTETISQPREELSEYAPKIMKMAINPDKIRDVIGPSGKQINKIIEETGVKIDIEQDGTVFISSSDADANANAKKIIEDLVREVEAGQMYMGTVKRIEKFGAFVELFPGKDGLVHISQIAEERIEKVSDVLEIGDEILVKVKEIDNQGRVNLSRKDALREQEQQKKEEASNN is encoded by the coding sequence ATGGCAGAAGAAAATAAAACATTCTCCATTAATATAGCGGGCCGTACCCTACACGTAGATACAGGCGAATTAGCAAAACAAGCAAACGGAGCTTGTATGATCCGCTATGGAGATACATCTGTATTATCTACAGCGACGGCATCAAAAGAACCAAAAGATTTACCATTCTTCCCGCTAACTGTAAATTATGAAGAACGTTTGTATGCAGTCGGAAAAATTCCAGGAGGTTTCATTAAACGTGAAGGTCGTCCAAGTGAAAAAGCTGTACTAGCTTCTCGCTTAATTGACCGTCCTATACGTCCAATGTTCCCAGATGGATTCCGTAACGAAGTACAAGTTATTAGTACTGTAATGAGTGTGGACCAGGATTGCTCAACAGAAATGGCAGCTATGCTAGGGTCTTCTTTAGCTCTTACAATTTCGGACATTCCTTTCAATGGACCTATTGCAGGTGTAATTGTTGGACGTGTTGATGGAGAATTTATCATTAACCCAACGATCGACCAGCAAGCCAAGAGTGACATTGAATTAACAGTTGCAGGTAACAAGGATGCTGTCAACATGGTTGAAGCAGGAGCAGACGAAGTACCTGAAGATGTGATGCTTGAAGCAATCATGTTTGGACATGAAGAAATCAAGCGTTTGGTTGAATTCCAAGAGGAAGTTGCAGCACAAGTTGCTAAAGAAAAAATCGAGGTACCACTTTTCCAACCGGAAGAGGATCTTACTGCTGAAGTAGAAGACAAAGCGAAAGAAGCTTTAGTGAAAGCTATTCAGACAGAAGAAAAGCATGCTCGCGATGAAGCAATCTCAGAAGTGAAAGACGAAGTTGTTTTAACTTATGAAGAAGCTGAGGCAGATAGTGATAAAATCGCCAAAGTTAAAGCTATTCTAGACAAAATCGTTAAAGAAGAAGTACGTCGCTTAATTACGAAAGAGAAGGTGCGTCCAGATGGTCGTAAACCAGATGAGATTCGTTCGCTTTCTTCTCGCATCGGTGTATTACCACGTACACACGGTTCAGGACTATTTACACGTGGACAAACACAAGCATTATCTGTATGTACGCTAGGTGCTCTTGGAGACGTGCAAATTTTAGATGGATTAGATTTAGAAGAATCTAAGCGTTTTATGCACCACTATAACTTCCCACAATTTAGTGTTGGGGAAACAGGTCCCATTCGTGGCCCAGGACGTCGTGAAATTGGGCATGGTGCATTAGGTGAACGTGCTCTAGAAAAAGTTATTCCATCTGAACAGGATTTCCCTTATACAATCCGTCTTGTATCTGAGGTATTAGAATCCAATGGTTCTACATCTCAAGCAAGTATTTGTGCAAGTACGTTAGCCATGATGGATGCAGGTGTTCCAATTAAAGCACCAGTTGCTGGTATTGCCATGGGTCTTGTTAAGTCTGGAGATGACTATACAGTTCTTACAGATATTCAGGGTATGGAAGACTTCCTTGGAGACATGGACTTTAAAGTTGCAGGTACAGATAAAGGTGTAACTGCTCTACAAATGGATATTAAAATTGAAGGACTATCTCGTGAAATCTTAGAAGAAGCCCTTAAACAAGCTCAGAAAGGCCGTATGGACATTCTTAATCATATGACAGAAACGATTTCACAACCACGTGAAGAGCTTTCTGAATATGCTCCTAAGATCATGAAGATGGCAATCAACCCTGATAAAATCCGTGACGTTATTGGTCCAAGTGGTAAACAGATCAATAAAATCATTGAAGAAACAGGCGTTAAGATTGATATCGAACAAGATGGTACAGTCTTTATTTCTTCTAGTGATGCAGATGCAAACGCAAATGCGAAGAAGATTATCGAAGACCTTGTGCGTGAGGTAGAAGCGGGTCAAATGTATATGGGTACAGTAAAACGTATCGAGAAGTTCGGTGCATTTGTTGAATTATTCCCAGGCAAAGATGGCCTTGTGCACATCTCTCAAATCGCAGAAGAGCGTATTGAAAAAGTAAGCGATGTTCTTGAAATTGGCGATGAAATCTTAGTTAAGGTTAAAGAAATCGACAATCAGGGACGCGTTAACTTATCTCGTAAAGATGCTTTACGCGAACAAGAACAACAGAAAAAAGAAGAAGCATCGAATAACTAA
- a CDS encoding polysaccharide deacetylase family protein, whose translation MSVMRRIMPFIVFIGMVIVSYQAFENPFSNDYIASIKNVSAPVSNDQDELYQEIKAKAEAYAKPAEDAVLHKVWKKMPGLNGIKVNVEKSYKKMKKQGEFNEDLLVFEQVPPDVTLEDLPAAPIYRGHPDKKMVALNINVSWGEDHIPTILNILKKQHVKATFFIEGKWANKHEDLVKMIDEQGHEIGNHAFNHPDMKNLSAEESQKQIQDTNKILESITGNKPKWFAPPSGSFNEDVIKVADELGMETILWTVDTVDWKKPAPSVMINRVMGKVHNGAFILMHPTDPVAEGLTDLILKIKEKEYKIGNVTTLLDEERIYITSQKQTNK comes from the coding sequence ATGAGTGTAATGCGGCGGATTATGCCTTTTATTGTTTTTATTGGAATGGTTATTGTATCTTATCAAGCTTTCGAAAACCCGTTTTCAAATGACTATATTGCTTCTATTAAAAATGTTTCTGCACCTGTATCAAATGACCAGGATGAATTGTATCAGGAGATCAAGGCTAAAGCTGAAGCGTATGCAAAGCCAGCAGAAGATGCAGTTTTGCATAAAGTTTGGAAAAAGATGCCGGGACTGAACGGAATCAAAGTAAATGTAGAAAAATCTTATAAAAAAATGAAAAAGCAAGGCGAGTTTAATGAGGACTTATTGGTTTTTGAACAAGTCCCTCCAGATGTCACATTAGAAGATCTTCCAGCAGCACCGATTTATCGAGGTCATCCTGATAAAAAGATGGTAGCATTAAACATTAATGTGTCATGGGGGGAAGACCATATTCCAACCATACTGAATATATTGAAAAAGCAACATGTTAAAGCCACATTTTTTATTGAAGGTAAATGGGCTAACAAACATGAAGATCTAGTTAAAATGATTGATGAGCAAGGCCATGAAATTGGGAATCATGCTTTTAATCATCCAGATATGAAAAACCTTAGTGCAGAAGAATCACAAAAACAAATTCAAGATACTAATAAAATATTGGAGTCTATAACGGGTAACAAGCCAAAATGGTTTGCTCCGCCAAGTGGTAGCTTTAATGAAGATGTTATAAAAGTAGCGGATGAGTTGGGGATGGAAACGATTCTTTGGACTGTAGATACAGTAGATTGGAAAAAACCTGCTCCTTCCGTTATGATTAATCGGGTAATGGGTAAAGTTCATAATGGCGCATTCATTTTAATGCATCCGACAGACCCTGTAGCAGAAGGATTAACTGATTTAATTTTGAAAATAAAAGAGAAAGAATATAAAATTGGTAATGTTACCACATTATTAGATGAGGAACGTATTTATATCACATCTCAGAAACAGACAAACAAATAG
- a CDS encoding pitrilysin family protein — MVKKYTCSNGLRIVLEEIPNVRSVTIGVWVLTGSRNETETNNGMSHFIEHMLFKGTENRSARDIAESFDSIGGQVNAFTSKEYTCYYAKVLDNHADHALDILADMFFNSTFDQEEMEREKKVVLEEIKMYEDTPDDIVHDLLAKASFGNHALGYPILGTDQTLKSFTPEKAKEFMNQFYIPENVVVSVAGNVDESFFDKVESYFGSYTSEHTSGQYDRAEFLGEEIRRKKDTEQAHLCMGYEGLQVGDDDIYNLVVLNNVLGGSMSSRLFQEVREQRGLAYSIFSYHSSHLDNGLLTIYGGTDKDQLPVLKDTIEKTVNQFTKEGLSEKEITNSKEQLKGNIVLSLESTNSRMSRNGKNELLLNRHRSLDEMVQQIDKVDHTSIDRIMKQVFNGKQSLAIISPEGN, encoded by the coding sequence TTGGTTAAAAAATATACTTGCTCTAATGGGCTGAGAATCGTACTAGAAGAAATACCAAACGTTCGCTCGGTCACCATTGGAGTTTGGGTTCTTACTGGTTCACGAAATGAAACCGAAACAAACAACGGAATGTCACATTTCATAGAACACATGTTATTTAAAGGAACCGAAAATCGTTCAGCGCGTGACATTGCAGAGAGTTTTGACTCAATTGGAGGACAAGTTAATGCCTTCACATCAAAAGAATATACGTGCTACTATGCAAAAGTATTAGACAACCACGCCGATCACGCCTTAGATATTCTTGCTGATATGTTCTTTAATTCAACATTTGATCAGGAAGAAATGGAACGTGAGAAAAAGGTTGTTTTAGAAGAGATAAAAATGTATGAAGATACTCCAGATGATATTGTACATGATTTACTAGCTAAAGCATCTTTCGGTAACCATGCACTGGGTTATCCGATCTTGGGTACTGATCAAACATTAAAATCATTTACTCCAGAAAAAGCAAAAGAATTTATGAATCAATTTTACATTCCAGAGAATGTTGTAGTTTCTGTAGCAGGAAACGTGGATGAATCCTTTTTCGATAAAGTTGAATCTTACTTTGGTTCTTATACAAGTGAACATACATCAGGTCAGTATGATAGAGCTGAGTTTTTAGGTGAAGAAATTCGCCGTAAGAAGGATACGGAACAAGCCCATTTATGTATGGGATATGAAGGGTTACAAGTAGGAGACGATGATATTTATAACCTTGTCGTACTTAATAATGTGTTAGGTGGAAGCATGAGCTCACGCTTATTCCAAGAGGTACGAGAACAACGAGGACTTGCTTATTCCATCTTTTCCTATCATAGCTCTCATTTAGATAATGGTTTGCTTACGATCTATGGTGGAACAGACAAGGATCAATTACCTGTTTTGAAAGATACGATTGAGAAAACAGTGAATCAGTTTACTAAAGAAGGTCTATCTGAAAAAGAAATTACAAATAGTAAGGAACAGTTAAAAGGAAATATCGTTCTTAGCTTGGAAAGTACGAATAGCCGAATGAGTCGAAACGGTAAAAATGAATTACTATTAAACCGTCATCGCTCGTTAGATGAAATGGTTCAACAGATTGATAAAGTTGATCATACATCAATAGATCGTATTATGAAGCAAGTATTTAATGGGAAGCAGTCATTAGCGATTATTTCTCCTGAAGGAAATTAG
- a CDS encoding YlmC/YmxH family sporulation protein, giving the protein MRYRDLSGKEIVDVRQGARLGVLGQTDLEIDPVSGKIKSFLVPSYKWFGMKKEGEEVRIYWRDIKKIGDDMIIIDPPDH; this is encoded by the coding sequence ATGAGATATCGTGATTTAAGTGGAAAAGAAATCGTCGATGTTCGCCAGGGAGCTCGCCTGGGTGTGCTAGGGCAAACAGATCTTGAGATTGATCCAGTCAGCGGTAAAATAAAATCCTTTTTAGTACCAAGTTACAAATGGTTTGGTATGAAAAAGGAAGGAGAAGAAGTACGAATCTATTGGAGAGATATTAAAAAGATTGGGGATGACATGATTATTATTGATCCTCCTGACCATTAA
- the dpaA gene encoding dipicolinic acid synthetase subunit A produces MLTDYKIAILGGDARQLEVIRRLSEWDATLFLVGFDQLDHGFTGAKQLSIDEVEPEKLDAVILPVPGTNPKGVIDTIFSNQSLTLTKEWLSKTPEHCLVFTGITNSYLTQITQEANRSLIPLFDRDDVAIYNSIPTVEGTIMMAIQNTDFTIHSSEILVLGLGRVGMSVARSFYSLGANVKVGARKPEDLARIHEMGLTSFNIHDLKDHTHGCDIIINTIPAPIVSAAVIQNMPSHALIIDLASKPGGTDFRYAEKRGVKALLAPGLPGIVAPKTAGNILAKVITKILLKELGERSSF; encoded by the coding sequence ATGCTAACAGATTATAAAATCGCCATACTTGGCGGAGATGCAAGACAATTGGAAGTGATTCGTCGATTAAGCGAATGGGATGCCACACTGTTTTTAGTCGGTTTTGATCAACTCGATCATGGCTTTACAGGGGCAAAACAATTAAGCATAGATGAAGTGGAACCTGAAAAACTTGATGCGGTGATCCTTCCCGTACCTGGAACCAACCCAAAAGGTGTAATTGATACCATATTTTCTAATCAGTCATTAACGTTAACGAAAGAGTGGTTAAGTAAAACCCCTGAGCATTGCCTCGTGTTTACAGGGATTACGAATTCCTATCTCACTCAAATTACGCAAGAAGCCAATCGTTCGTTAATTCCACTATTTGATCGAGATGATGTAGCGATCTATAACTCTATTCCTACTGTGGAAGGAACCATTATGATGGCTATTCAAAATACAGACTTTACCATTCATTCTTCTGAAATTTTAGTTCTAGGCTTAGGTCGAGTAGGTATGAGTGTAGCACGCTCATTTTACTCGTTAGGGGCAAATGTGAAAGTAGGAGCAAGAAAGCCAGAAGATTTAGCTCGAATCCATGAGATGGGATTAACATCTTTTAACATTCATGACCTTAAAGATCACACACATGGTTGTGACATTATTATCAATACAATTCCAGCTCCTATCGTATCGGCGGCTGTCATTCAAAATATGCCGTCTCACGCTTTGATTATAGACTTAGCCTCCAAACCAGGGGGGACAGATTTTCGATATGCTGAGAAAAGAGGAGTTAAAGCCTTGCTAGCTCCAGGATTACCGGGAATTGTCGCTCCGAAAACTGCAGGAAATATTTTGGCGAAAGTCATTACGAAGATTTTACTAAAAGAATTAGGCGAAAGGAGTTCTTTTTAA
- a CDS encoding dipicolinate synthase subunit B gives MDLSGKVIGFGLTGSHCTYEAVFPEIERLVKAGATVVPVVSYTVQKTDTKFGDAADHLEKIKELTGEKLISTIPEAEPLGPKRPLDCMVIAPLTGNSMSKFANALTDSPVLMAAKATLRNGNPVVLGISTNDALGLNGVNLMRLMATKNIFFIPYGQDDFVKKPNSLVADMTRLQETVEYALELKQIQPVLIPHKE, from the coding sequence ATGGATTTATCAGGCAAAGTAATTGGGTTTGGCTTGACGGGGTCACATTGCACCTATGAAGCAGTTTTCCCTGAAATAGAAAGACTTGTAAAAGCAGGTGCTACCGTTGTTCCGGTTGTATCTTACACAGTACAGAAGACGGACACAAAATTCGGGGACGCTGCGGATCATTTAGAGAAAATTAAAGAGTTAACAGGAGAGAAACTAATTTCAACTATTCCTGAAGCTGAACCACTAGGACCCAAACGACCACTAGATTGTATGGTTATTGCTCCACTTACAGGGAATTCAATGAGTAAGTTTGCTAATGCACTCACAGACTCTCCTGTGCTTATGGCTGCTAAAGCTACGTTACGAAATGGAAACCCTGTTGTTTTGGGTATTTCAACGAACGACGCCTTGGGATTAAACGGAGTAAACTTAATGCGTCTTATGGCTACTAAGAATATCTTCTTTATCCCATATGGCCAGGATGATTTTGTGAAAAAGCCAAATTCATTAGTGGCAGATATGACACGTTTACAAGAGACAGTGGAGTATGCATTAGAATTAAAACAAATCCAACCAGTTCTTATCCCTCATAAAGAGTAA
- the asd gene encoding aspartate-semialdehyde dehydrogenase: MANNHQYHVAIVGATGAVGQKMLETLEDRNFPIQTLTLLSSKRSAGKTVRFQNKDITIQEATPESFEGVDIALFSAGGGVTKALANEAVKRGAVVVDNTSAYRMDPEVPLVVPEVNADDLKEHKGIIANPNCSTIQMVAALEPLRKAYGLSRVIVSTYQAVSGAGNEANDELKNQSEAYLKGEDLSAEILPVKGDERHYPIAFNALPQIDKFQDNGYTFEEMKMINETKKIMHADNLPVAATCVRLPFFTSHAESVYIEVEKDNVSVDDFKQQLSNAPGIVLEDDPSTQSYPTPLSAEGKRDVFVGRIRKDLDNDKGFHLWVVSDNLLKGAAWNSVQIAEELIEKQLLTKK, translated from the coding sequence ATGGCAAACAATCATCAATATCATGTAGCAATCGTAGGAGCAACAGGTGCGGTAGGTCAAAAAATGCTTGAAACTCTAGAAGATCGTAATTTCCCTATACAAACATTAACGTTATTATCATCAAAACGTTCTGCTGGTAAGACAGTACGTTTTCAAAATAAAGATATCACGATTCAAGAAGCTACTCCTGAGAGTTTTGAAGGTGTAGATATCGCTCTATTCTCTGCAGGTGGTGGCGTAACAAAAGCATTAGCTAATGAAGCGGTTAAACGAGGTGCAGTTGTTGTAGATAACACAAGCGCTTATCGTATGGATCCAGAAGTGCCTCTTGTCGTACCTGAGGTGAATGCTGATGATCTTAAGGAGCATAAAGGGATTATCGCGAATCCGAACTGCTCAACAATCCAAATGGTGGCTGCTCTTGAGCCGTTGCGTAAGGCGTATGGTCTAAGCCGTGTGATTGTTTCTACTTATCAGGCAGTATCAGGCGCTGGTAATGAAGCAAACGACGAATTGAAGAACCAATCTGAAGCTTATCTTAAAGGAGAAGATCTTTCAGCTGAGATTTTACCTGTAAAAGGGGATGAACGTCATTATCCAATTGCGTTTAATGCGCTTCCTCAAATTGATAAGTTCCAAGACAACGGATATACGTTTGAAGAGATGAAGATGATCAATGAAACGAAAAAAATTATGCATGCGGATAATCTTCCTGTTGCCGCAACATGCGTAAGACTTCCTTTCTTCACTTCCCATGCGGAAAGTGTTTATATTGAGGTAGAAAAGGATAATGTTAGCGTAGATGATTTCAAGCAACAGTTATCAAACGCACCTGGTATCGTCTTAGAAGATGATCCGTCTACACAAAGTTATCCTACGCCATTAAGTGCTGAAGGGAAGCGTGATGTGTTTGTAGGTCGTATCCGTAAAGACCTCGACAATGATAAAGGATTCCACCTTTGGGTAGTGTCTGATAACCTCTTAAAAGGAGCAGCTTGGAATTCAGTTCAAATTGCTGAAGAGCTTATTGAAAAACAACTGCTTACAAAGAAATAA
- the dapG gene encoding aspartate kinase encodes MKVLVQKFGGTSVKDAEGRQLAMGHVQTALDEGYKVVVVVSAMGRKGAPYATDTLLELINFPNTNVSKREEDLLTSCGEVISSIVFSNELNEKGLKATALTGAQAGFLTTEDFTEAKIKAMQPERIKQEFETNDVVVVAGFQGQTEKGDVTTIGRGGSDTSAAALGAALQSEYIDIFTDVEGIMTADPRIVEAARPLAVMTYNEIVNLAYQGAKVIHPRAVEIAMQAKVPLRVRSTYSSDFGTLVTQSRSDGDGKDIPDRPVTGIAHLSGIAQVKVTAKEEPYQLQSDVFKSMAEAGISVDFINISPMGVVYTIPDAYTEKATAILNKLGYMPEITHNCAKVSTVGAGITGVPGIAAKIVHTLTDAGVQILQSADSHTTIWVLVKDEDLVKAVNALHQTFELNL; translated from the coding sequence ATGAAAGTATTAGTTCAAAAGTTTGGAGGCACTTCAGTTAAGGATGCTGAAGGACGACAACTTGCTATGGGGCATGTGCAAACAGCCCTTGATGAAGGTTATAAAGTAGTTGTAGTTGTATCAGCTATGGGCAGAAAAGGTGCTCCATATGCTACGGATACATTACTAGAATTGATTAACTTTCCAAATACAAATGTTTCAAAGCGAGAGGAAGATCTCCTCACATCATGTGGAGAGGTCATTTCGTCCATTGTGTTTTCAAATGAATTGAATGAAAAAGGTTTGAAAGCCACAGCTCTAACTGGAGCACAAGCAGGCTTCCTTACTACAGAAGATTTTACAGAAGCTAAAATAAAAGCCATGCAGCCTGAGCGTATTAAGCAGGAGTTCGAAACAAATGATGTTGTGGTCGTTGCTGGATTCCAAGGGCAGACAGAAAAAGGTGATGTGACCACAATCGGCCGCGGGGGTAGTGATACTTCTGCTGCTGCTTTAGGCGCTGCATTGCAATCAGAATATATTGATATTTTCACAGATGTAGAGGGCATCATGACAGCTGACCCACGAATTGTAGAGGCTGCTAGACCTCTAGCTGTGATGACCTATAATGAAATTGTGAATTTAGCTTATCAAGGGGCAAAAGTTATTCATCCAAGAGCCGTCGAAATCGCTATGCAAGCTAAAGTACCACTGCGTGTGCGTTCAACGTATTCCTCAGATTTTGGAACTCTTGTTACGCAATCTAGAAGTGATGGAGATGGAAAAGACATTCCTGACCGTCCGGTAACAGGAATTGCCCATTTATCTGGGATTGCACAGGTGAAGGTTACAGCAAAAGAAGAGCCTTATCAGCTCCAGTCTGATGTATTTAAATCAATGGCTGAAGCGGGGATTTCAGTTGATTTTATCAACATTTCTCCTATGGGAGTTGTCTATACAATTCCTGATGCTTATACCGAAAAAGCAACAGCTATTTTAAATAAATTAGGCTACATGCCTGAAATCACGCATAATTGTGCTAAGGTATCAACAGTGGGTGCTGGCATTACAGGTGTTCCTGGTATTGCGGCAAAGATTGTTCATACTTTGACAGATGCAGGCGTACAGATCTTACAATCAGCAGACAGTCATACGACAATCTGGGTGCTTGTGAAAGACGAAGATCTAGTGAAAGCTGTTAATGCATTACACCAAACGTTTGAACTTAACTTGTAA
- the dapA gene encoding 4-hydroxy-tetrahydrodipicolinate synthase has translation MNFGKVLTAMVTPFDNRGNLDLEKTTHLVEYLINNGSDGLVIAGTTGESPTLTSEEKVALYNHVVKVVNKRIPVIAGTGSNNTHASIELTKKAEQAGVDGIMLVAPYYNKPSQEGLYQHFSSIAKETSLPIMLYNIPGRSVINVDADTIVRLSEIDNIVSVKDASGDLDQMTDVVARTSDDFSVYTGEDSMTLPSVAVGATGVVSVSAHVIGNEMQEMLGALENGEAKKAAKLHQKVVPVMKACFMAPSPTPVKTALQMKGMDVGGVRLPLIPLSAEERNTLSNALNSL, from the coding sequence ATGAACTTTGGAAAAGTATTAACTGCAATGGTTACCCCATTTGATAATCGTGGAAATCTCGATTTAGAAAAAACAACTCATTTAGTAGAATATTTAATTAATAATGGATCTGACGGTCTTGTCATAGCAGGGACGACAGGTGAATCTCCAACGCTAACATCAGAAGAGAAAGTCGCTTTATACAATCACGTTGTAAAAGTGGTAAATAAGCGAATTCCTGTAATTGCAGGTACTGGTAGTAATAATACACATGCATCAATAGAGCTGACCAAAAAGGCAGAGCAAGCTGGTGTAGATGGTATAATGCTTGTTGCTCCTTATTACAACAAACCAAGCCAAGAAGGTCTTTATCAACACTTCTCAAGTATTGCTAAGGAAACATCTTTACCAATCATGCTATATAACATACCAGGGCGTTCAGTTATTAACGTAGACGCAGATACGATTGTTCGTTTATCTGAAATTGACAATATTGTTTCTGTAAAAGATGCTAGCGGCGATCTTGATCAAATGACAGATGTTGTAGCAAGAACAAGTGATGACTTTTCTGTGTACACTGGTGAAGACAGTATGACACTTCCATCAGTAGCTGTAGGAGCAACGGGCGTTGTTTCTGTATCCGCTCACGTGATTGGAAATGAAATGCAGGAAATGCTAGGAGCACTTGAAAATGGAGAGGCAAAAAAAGCTGCAAAACTTCATCAAAAAGTTGTGCCAGTTATGAAAGCATGCTTCATGGCACCATCTCCAACCCCTGTTAAAACGGCTCTTCAGATGAAAGGGATGGACGTTGGAGGCGTTAGACTTCCACTTATTCCTCTATCAGCAGAAGAGCGTAATACGTTAAGTAATGCATTGAATAGTCTGTAA